In a single window of the Nycticebus coucang isolate mNycCou1 chromosome 13, mNycCou1.pri, whole genome shotgun sequence genome:
- the GGH gene encoding gamma-glutamyl hydrolase, with protein MASCGRLLCVLGLLFCGSATPGQFSPFRDTTEKPIIGVLMQKCRTKLMRNLGKYYIAASYVKYLESAGARVMPVRLDFTPEEYEILFQSLNGILFPGGSVDLERSDYAHVADVFYKLAIQSFDKGDYFPVWGTCLGFEELSFLVSGEHLLTLTNTTKNKLPLNFTGGSLHSRMFQNFPAELLMSLAVEPLTANFHKWSLSMKNFTMNEKLKKFFNVLTTNTAGKIEFISTVEGFKYPVYGVQWHPEKAPYEWKELEGISHAPNSVKTAFYLAEFFVNEARKNNHHFVSKSEEEKALIYQFQPIYTGNISSFEQCYIFN; from the exons ATGGCGAGCTGCGGTCGCCTGCTGTGCGTGCTGGGCCTCTTGTTCTGTGGATCGGCGACCCCGGGGCAGTTCAGTCCTTTCCGCGACACTACCGAGAAGCCCATCATTG gaGTATTAATGCAAAAATGCCGTACTAAACTCATGAGAAACCTTGGAAAATATTATATTGCTGCATCCTACGTAAAGTATCTGGAGTCTGCAGGTGCAAGAGTTATGCCAGTTAG gCTTGATTTTACACCGGAGGAGTATGAAATACTTTTTCAATCCCTTAATGG AATCCTTTTCCCTGGAGGAAGTGTTGACCTTGAGCGCTCAGATTATGCCCATGTAGctgatgtattttataaattggcCATACAG AGTTTTGATAAGGGAGACTATTTCCCTGTGTGGGGCACGTGCCTTGGATTTGAAGAGCTTTCATTTCTAGTTAGTGGAGAACATTTATTAACTCTCACAAATACCACCAAGAACAAACTGCCACTGAACTTCACTGGAG GTTCATTGCACAGCAGAATGTTCCAGAATTTTCCTGCTGAATTATTGATGTCATTAGCAGTAGAACCTCTGACCGCAAATTTCCACAAGTGGAGCCTCTCCATGAAG AATTTTACAATGAATGAAAAGTTAAAGAAGTTTTTCAATGTATTAACTACAAATACAGCTGGCAAGATTGAGTTTATATCAACAGTGGAAG GGTTTAAGTATCCAGTATATGGTGTCCAGTGGCATCCAGAGAAAGCACCCTATGAGTGGAAGGAATTAGAAGGCATTTCTCACGCACCTAATTCTGTGAAAACTGCATTTTATCTAGCAGAATTCTTTGTTAATGAAG ctCGGAAAAACAATCATCATTTTGTATCTAAATCTGAAGAGGAGAAAGCACTGATTTACCAGTTCCAGCCGATTTATACtggaaatatttcttcatttgagCAATGTTATATATTTAATTGA